One Bacillus spongiae genomic region harbors:
- the tadA gene encoding tRNA adenosine(34) deaminase TadA: MNSKDEIYMELAIAEAKKAEKINEVPIGAVLVKDGEIISTAFNLRESTQNAVTHAELLAIEKACEALGTWRLEGVELYVTLEPCPMCSGAILLSRIDRVVYGAKDPKAGCAGTLMNLLTDHRFNHQCQVVSGVLEERCGALLSSFFRNLRQRKKDEKKQKKGAME; this comes from the coding sequence ATGAATTCAAAAGATGAAATTTATATGGAATTGGCCATTGCAGAAGCGAAAAAAGCCGAAAAGATCAATGAGGTTCCAATTGGAGCAGTGCTTGTAAAGGATGGAGAAATCATCTCTACTGCCTTTAATTTAAGAGAATCTACTCAAAATGCGGTTACCCATGCAGAGCTACTAGCCATTGAAAAAGCGTGTGAAGCATTAGGGACATGGCGATTGGAAGGGGTGGAACTTTATGTTACACTTGAGCCTTGCCCTATGTGTAGTGGAGCTATTCTATTGTCACGTATTGATCGGGTTGTTTATGGAGCAAAAGATCCGAAAGCTGGATGCGCAGGAACGCTAATGAATCTTCTCACTGATCATCGGTTCAATCATCAATGTCAAGTAGTTAGTGGAGTATTAGAAGAAAGATGTGGCGCGTTGCTTAGTAGTTTCTTTCGGAATTTACGTCAAAGGAAAAAAGATGAAAAGAAACAGAAAAAAGGTGCAATGGAATAA